TAGGCTTCCCACGTCCAGCCTTTTGGCAGATAACCGTGCAGCGGATCGTGGGCGCTGGTCTGGTCGGTGACGAGATCGGGACGCACGCCGCGGGCCACCAGTTCCGGCAGGATCTCTGCCGCGTTGCCGCACAACGCTATAGACACCGCTTTACCTTCCGCAGTGTATTTTTTGATACGCGCCAGCGCGTCATCGAGGCTGTCGGCCTGTTCGTCAACATAGCGGGTACGCAGACGGAAATCGATGCGGCTCTGCTGGCATTCGATGTTCAGCGAGCAGGCGCCAGCCAGCGTCGCGGCCAGCGGCTGTGCACCGCCCATGCCACCCAGCCCCGCGGTCAGTACCCAGCGGCCTTTCAGCGAGCCGTTGTAGTGCTGACGACCGGCTTCGACAAAGGTTTCATAGGTGCCCTGCACAATCCCCTGGCTGCCAATATAGATCCAGCTACCCGCGGTCATCTGGCCATACATCGCCAGCCCTTTGGCATCCAGTTCGTTAAAGTGTTCCCAGGTCGCCCAGTGTGGGACCAGGTTGGAGTTGGCAATCAACACGCGCGGCGCGTTTTTGTGGGTTTTAAACACGCCGACCGGCTTGCCGGATTGCACCAGCAGGGTTTCGTCGTGTTCCAGTTCGGTCAGGGCCTTAACAATGGCGTCATAGCACTCCCAGTTGCGCGCAGCGCGGCCAATGCCGCCGTACACCACCAGCTCGTGGGGATTTTCCGCAACCTCAGGATCAAGGTTGTTCATCAACATGCGCAGTGGTGCTTCGGTGAGCCAGCTTTTGGCGGTAAGGGTGGTGCCGCGCGCGGCGCGGACATCCTGCTGACGGTATTTACCTGACGACATTGTGTGCTCCTCATACGGGACAGATGATGCATTTAGATATACTTGTATAGACAAGCACACACAAGGTCAGATTTAACAAAAAAGATACAATTTTGTTATATTGCGTTAGCTATCACGCTTTTAAAACTTATGACATAAAGTGGCCCTGCAACCGATAGCGGCTACCGGGGAACAGCAGTCTTGCATGCGACACAATCTGCGTGGATGACCAGGTGCGACGGCGGATCAGCAGGCAGGGATCGTGCTCTTTGATGCGCAGCAGCTCGCACTCCTGCGGCGTCGCGCGCACCGCTTCCACAATATGCTCCCCTTCCGTCAGCGGTGCGACAAGCGAGAGAAAGGCATGCGGCGTGGTCTGGGTGTAATCCTGGTCCAGATAGTCCGGTATCCGTTCGGCGTTTACGCAGCGATCCTCAATCTGCACCGGCACGTCATTTTCGAAATGCACCATTACGGAATGGAAGATCCGGGTCCCCTCCTTGACGTTCAGTACCGCAGCCTGCTCGGCGCTGGCCTGCGTCTCTTCAAGCACCAGCACTTCGCAGTGGTGCTGATGGTTTCGCGACGCTATCTCGTCCGCAATGCTGCGGATTTCAAACAGCGCCGATTGTCCTTTTGGCTCCGCCACAAACGTCCCGACCCCCTGCAGGCGCACCAGCAGGCCTTCGTCGGTTAGCTCGCGTAACGCCCGGTTGATGGTCATCCGGCTAAAACCAAACTGCGCCACCAGATCGGCTTCAGAGGGAATGCGGTCATGCGGCCGCCAGACGCCGGTGGCGATTTTTTCGCTGATCGTCTGCTTCACCTTTTCGTAGAAAGGCGCGGGAGAGCCGGACGGCGGCTGAGGTGAGCGTGAGAACATCGTGACTCCTTAAATGTTGTTATGCCCACCAGTGAGCAATTTGCCAGGCCAGACGGGCGGCAAGCTTCGCCCCCTGTCCGTCCCGATCGTAGTGAGGGTTAAATTCTACCAGATCGGCGGCCTGCAGTTTTCCGCTACGGCAAATGCGCTCGATCGCGGGCAGGAGATCCCGCGCCGGGACGCCTAACGCTGCGGGGGCTGACACGGCGGGCATCTCGGCTGCGGGCAGAACGTCCAGATCAATGGTGAGGTAAACACGATCGGCCTGCGCCAGCACCTGTTCCAGCGCTGATAGCGCATCCCGGTGGAAATGCAGATCGTCCACCAGCGTGGCGTTAAGCCGTTCAGCCTCGTCAAACAGCGCCTGGGTGTTCGCCGCGCGGCTGACGCCAAAACAGGCGTACTGAAATTCCCGCGCGTGGTCAACACAGTAGTTTGCCAGCTGACGAAACGGGGTGCCGGAGGTGGCCCGTTCAGCCTTGCGCAAATCAAGATGCGCATCCAGGTTGATGACCGCCACGCGCTCATTCGGGAACGCCTCAAGAATACCACGGCCGTGGGCCCAGGCGGTCTCGTGTCCGCCGCCCAACACCAGCGTACGCATGCCAGCCTGCTGACAGGTGACCACAGCATCGCTCAGTGCCTGTTGGCCCTCTTCCAGGTGGTCATCCTCAACGTAAACCGACCCCATGTCCACCAGCCGTTCGTGGCCGGAATGCGTTGCCATGTTCGCCAGCGCCTTACGCAGCACGTCGGGAGCCTGCGCCGCCCCCTGCCTGCCCTGATTACGCCTCACCCCTTCATCACAGGCAAAGCCTATCAGCGCAATCGCGGATGAAACCGGGGTAAATTGCGACGGCTGGCGTATGGTCTGAAAAATCCGTTTTGCGTTGCTGGCCTCGGCGCTGTCGTCTCGCCCCTGCCAGACCGTTTCGGCTACGGGCCGCCATAACGTCATACTGCCTCCCCACGGAAAATGCGTTGATACAGCGGATTGCGTCCCGGCTCGTAAACCATTTCTACCGGATGATCTGCATCCCAGACGATAAAATCAGCCATGAAACCAGCCTTTAACTGCCCGTGCGTTGTGCCACGCCCCAGCGCCTGCGCGGCGTGCCGCGTGACGCCAGCCCAGGCCTCTTCAGGCGTCAGGCCAAACTGTACACAGGCCATGTTCATGGCCAGATGAATGCTCGCGAACGGGCTGGTGCCGGGGTTGTAATCTGTGGCGACCGCCATCGGTACGCCCTGCGCCCGGAGCTGTTCGACCGGTGGACGCTGACGCTCCTGAAGAAAATAGAACGCGCCGGGCAGCAGTACCGCAACCGTGCCGCTTTGCGCCATGGCCTGAACACCGGCCTCATCCAGGTATTCGATATGATCGGCAGATAACCCTTTAAATCGGCTGACCAGCGCCGCACCGCCCAGGTTAGAAAGTTGCTCCACGTGCCCTTTCACCGGAATACCCCGTGCGCTGGCGGCCAGGAAAAGCCGCTCGGTTTGTGCTGGCGTGAAGCCGACGTTTTCACAAAACACATCCACGGCTTCGAACAGCCCTTTTTGCCACAGGTCGGGCATGATTTGCTCGCACACCAGGGTAAGGTACGCGTCTGGATCGTGGCGGTATTCCGCCGGAACCGCATGTGCCGCCAGCAGGGTTGGGCTGATCTCAACCGGATTACTCAGGCTGAGCTGGTGTGCGACCTGCAGCATTTTTTCTTCAGCCGCGGCGTTAAGACCGTAGCCGGATTTGATTTCCAGGGTGGTCACCCCTTCATTCATTAACCGCTCCAGCCGCTGCTGCGCCAGTGTAAGCAACTTTTCCGGCGAACTGTCGCGGGTTGCCGAGACGGTGGCGTTAATTCCGCCCCCCTGTGCGCTGATGGTCTGATAGGAGACGCCGTTGAGACGCTGCTCCCACTCCGCGGCGCGATTGCCGCCAAACACAAGGTGGGTATGGCAGTCGATAAGACCCGGCGTGACCAGGCGTCCACCGAGATCGACGCATTTATCATGCCCGGAAGGGAGATCTGCTTCAGGAATGACGGCCAGAAGGGTTTGACCGCGCACCACAAGGGCATGATGCGCTTGCAGGCCATAAGATTCTTCACCAGGAACCATTGTCGCCAGTCGCGCATTTCGCCATATCACATCGTCGGGATGAAGTTGCAGCATAAGCCTTTCACTTGTCATGGGTTGTATAGACATTTATTTTCATCTGCTGGCTGCTGTCAACCGCCTTTATGAAAATGTTATTTATTTGTGACGACTTTCCCGCCCCCTGCGGGCGAAAAATGCAACTTTTCCCCTTTTTATCTTCCCGTTTCGCTCAACTTAGTATAAAAAAGCAGGCTATTTCGTCTATCTCGTTTAAGACTTGCATACCCAGGAGCTTCACCTTGAACATTTCCAGGATTTCCCGTCTGGCGTTGGCACTCGCCTTTGGCGTGACATTATCCGCATGCAGTTCAACGCCACCGGATCAGCGACCTTCTGAGCAGGTCGCGCCAGGCACCGCATCCCGTCCGATTTTGTCCGCTGATGAAGCGAAAAACTTCGATCGCGCGCATTACTTCTCCGCGATGGATCCAAACGCAGCACCGTGGACGCCGTCTTCTATTAACCTGCCGAAGCAGCCAAACTTTGTTGTGGGTCCGGCAGGGGCGCAGGGCGTGACGCACACCTCTATTCAGGCTGCGGTGGACGCTGCCATCACCAAACACAGCGCATCTCGCCAGTACATCGCGATCATGCCAG
This region of Enterobacter cloacae complex sp. R_G8 genomic DNA includes:
- the hutU gene encoding urocanate hydratase, translating into MSSGKYRQQDVRAARGTTLTAKSWLTEAPLRMLMNNLDPEVAENPHELVVYGGIGRAARNWECYDAIVKALTELEHDETLLVQSGKPVGVFKTHKNAPRVLIANSNLVPHWATWEHFNELDAKGLAMYGQMTAGSWIYIGSQGIVQGTYETFVEAGRQHYNGSLKGRWVLTAGLGGMGGAQPLAATLAGACSLNIECQQSRIDFRLRTRYVDEQADSLDDALARIKKYTAEGKAVSIALCGNAAEILPELVARGVRPDLVTDQTSAHDPLHGYLPKGWTWEAYQQKAETDPEGTVLAAKRSMAEHVSAMLAFSEMGIPTFDYGNNIRQMAKEMGVNNAFDFPGFVPAYIRPLFCRGIGPFRWVALSGDPEDIYKTDAKVKEIVADDEHLHHWLDMARERINFQGLPARICWVGLAWRQKLGLAFNEMVRSGEVSAPIVIGRDHLDSGSVASPNRETEAMRDGSDAVSDWPLLNALLNTASGATWVSLHHGGGVGMGFSQHSGMVIVCDGTDEAAARIARVLHNDPATGVMRHADAGYEIAIECATEQGLNLPMIPATQGKHE
- the hutI gene encoding imidazolonepropionase, encoding MLQLHPDDVIWRNARLATMVPGEESYGLQAHHALVVRGQTLLAVIPEADLPSGHDKCVDLGGRLVTPGLIDCHTHLVFGGNRAAEWEQRLNGVSYQTISAQGGGINATVSATRDSSPEKLLTLAQQRLERLMNEGVTTLEIKSGYGLNAAAEEKMLQVAHQLSLSNPVEISPTLLAAHAVPAEYRHDPDAYLTLVCEQIMPDLWQKGLFEAVDVFCENVGFTPAQTERLFLAASARGIPVKGHVEQLSNLGGAALVSRFKGLSADHIEYLDEAGVQAMAQSGTVAVLLPGAFYFLQERQRPPVEQLRAQGVPMAVATDYNPGTSPFASIHLAMNMACVQFGLTPEEAWAGVTRHAAQALGRGTTHGQLKAGFMADFIVWDADHPVEMVYEPGRNPLYQRIFRGEAV
- the hutG gene encoding formimidoylglutamase, giving the protein MTLWRPVAETVWQGRDDSAEASNAKRIFQTIRQPSQFTPVSSAIALIGFACDEGVRRNQGRQGAAQAPDVLRKALANMATHSGHERLVDMGSVYVEDDHLEEGQQALSDAVVTCQQAGMRTLVLGGGHETAWAHGRGILEAFPNERVAVINLDAHLDLRKAERATSGTPFRQLANYCVDHAREFQYACFGVSRAANTQALFDEAERLNATLVDDLHFHRDALSALEQVLAQADRVYLTIDLDVLPAAEMPAVSAPAALGVPARDLLPAIERICRSGKLQAADLVEFNPHYDRDGQGAKLAARLAWQIAHWWA
- a CDS encoding histidine utilization repressor, whose amino-acid sequence is MFSRSPQPPSGSPAPFYEKVKQTISEKIATGVWRPHDRIPSEADLVAQFGFSRMTINRALRELTDEGLLVRLQGVGTFVAEPKGQSALFEIRSIADEIASRNHQHHCEVLVLEETQASAEQAAVLNVKEGTRIFHSVMVHFENDVPVQIEDRCVNAERIPDYLDQDYTQTTPHAFLSLVAPLTEGEHIVEAVRATPQECELLRIKEHDPCLLIRRRTWSSTQIVSHARLLFPGSRYRLQGHFMS